In Planctomycetia bacterium, one genomic interval encodes:
- a CDS encoding 2-oxo acid dehydrogenase subunit E2 — MAEFLMPSLGADMTAGTLVAWKIKPGDTVARGQVVAEVETDKGVIDVECFDAGVVEKIVAAPGEKLAVGALMAVIDGATDTASSVRPLPQQPDIGALSAQPPSPITSTSNIRSPGPDRVKATPLARKRAAELGVDLGRVKGTGAGGVIEANDVEQAKNVVPATTALDATLAQPEDGRDRMRRAIAAAMSKSKQEIPHYYLQTTIDMTQALARLEAENLKRTLPNRILPAVLLLKALALTLRDVPELNGSWIDGRVRLSERIHVGLAIAMRGGGLVAPAIHDTDRKSLDELMKEIHDLIPRARAGRLRSSEMTDATVTLTNLGDLGVETVYGVIYPPQLAIVGLGKIVKRPWVENDSVCVRSLLNVTLAADHRATDGRIGAKFLDALDRRLRSPEQL, encoded by the coding sequence ATGGCTGAGTTTCTCATGCCAAGCCTCGGCGCCGACATGACCGCGGGAACCCTGGTCGCGTGGAAAATCAAACCGGGCGATACGGTCGCGCGCGGCCAAGTCGTCGCGGAAGTCGAAACCGATAAGGGGGTCATCGACGTCGAATGCTTCGATGCGGGAGTCGTCGAGAAGATCGTCGCCGCGCCGGGAGAAAAACTCGCGGTCGGTGCCTTAATGGCGGTGATCGACGGCGCGACGGATACCGCGTCATCCGTCAGGCCGCTTCCGCAACAGCCCGACATCGGTGCGCTTTCAGCGCAACCGCCGTCGCCCATCACATCGACGTCGAACATCCGTTCTCCTGGACCGGACCGAGTGAAGGCGACGCCGCTGGCCCGAAAGCGAGCGGCCGAACTCGGCGTCGACCTCGGACGTGTTAAGGGGACCGGCGCCGGCGGAGTCATCGAAGCAAATGACGTCGAGCAAGCGAAAAACGTCGTCCCCGCGACGACGGCGCTCGATGCAACTCTCGCACAGCCGGAGGATGGTCGAGACCGAATGCGGCGCGCGATCGCGGCCGCGATGTCGAAATCGAAACAGGAGATTCCGCACTACTATCTGCAAACGACGATCGACATGACTCAGGCCTTGGCACGGCTCGAGGCGGAGAACCTTAAGAGAACGCTCCCCAATCGTATTCTGCCCGCCGTGCTGCTCTTGAAAGCGCTGGCTCTCACGCTGCGCGACGTCCCGGAGTTGAACGGCTCGTGGATCGATGGACGAGTGCGGCTCTCCGAGCGGATCCATGTCGGGCTGGCCATCGCGATGAGAGGCGGGGGACTCGTCGCACCGGCGATTCACGATACGGATCGCAAGTCGCTCGATGAGTTAATGAAGGAAATTCATGACCTGATCCCGCGCGCTCGGGCAGGTCGACTCCGCAGTTCGGAGATGACCGACGCCACGGTGACGCTCACGAACCTCGGAGACCTCGGCGTCGAGACCGTTTACGGCGTCATCTATCCACCGCAGTTGGCGATCGTCGGGTTAGGCAAGATCGTGAAACGGCCTTGGGTCGAAAACGACTCCGTTTGCGTCCGTTCGTTGTTGAATGTCACGCTCGCCGCCGACCACCGCGCGACCGATGGCCGGATCGGCGCCAAGTTTCTCGATGCGCTCGACCGTCGTTTACGAAGTCCGGAGCAGCTATGA
- a CDS encoding acyl carrier protein, whose amino-acid sequence MSRTDAEIRDVVIGELRRIAPDVDSASLKPTDHLREALEIDSYDFLQLLIGLNKKLGIDVPESDYGKLRTIDDIVGYSQNRNR is encoded by the coding sequence ATGAGTCGAACCGATGCTGAAATTCGAGACGTCGTGATCGGTGAACTTCGCCGAATCGCACCCGATGTCGATTCTGCGAGCTTGAAGCCGACCGATCATCTTCGCGAAGCGCTGGAGATCGACTCCTACGATTTTCTGCAACTCCTCATCGGATTGAATAAGAAGCTCGGGATCGACGTTCCGGAATCCGATTACGGAAAGTTGCGAACGATCGACGACATCGTCGGGTATTCGCAGAATCGGAATCGCTAA